The Victivallis sp. Marseille-Q1083 genome has a window encoding:
- a CDS encoding RHS repeat protein: protein MNAVNQYSLITEPNGTTYAQVHDADGNLTGSYTTQYTYDAENRLKTADVGTYRYEYTYDYLSRRIRQKVILKSGATGQTQSEVAYVYDGWNVVGVYDTTTAAPTFQKGYLWGEDLSGNLQGAGGVGGLLAEKRGGQTYLPVYDGNGNIMSYLNASTKASVAEYIYDAFGRTISSSGAEADNFTYRFSTKPVDGNGLYYYGYRYYDPQHGRWISRDPLEEEGGINLYGFVQNNGVMKYDLLGTFVLSPGYEYRVYAGGYPLWGSYNIRFFEETLQETSSFISKKIIVRSNMYSAFRTSRERYDYGWGAYPGRNPVIPTETPHEMFWAYAMIFTCKCQSKDNGEVYGAVELFEKSSSWQVERDWFEGYSVDGGVSLMKLGMGLSFNGSNVLNFERAGGSAYIATGTVYRVAYEVGWMLNKTTSASISAMGLGMGFPILSQNTVIAKLRFMVQGTCSFENGRLNLDLVYLDY, encoded by the coding sequence GTGAACGCGGTGAATCAGTATTCGCTGATCACCGAGCCGAATGGCACCACTTACGCACAGGTGCATGATGCGGACGGCAACCTGACCGGCAGTTATACGACGCAATATACATACGATGCCGAGAACCGTCTGAAAACGGCGGATGTCGGGACTTATCGTTATGAATATACTTACGACTATTTAAGCCGGCGGATCAGGCAGAAGGTGATCCTGAAATCGGGAGCGACCGGCCAGACGCAGTCGGAGGTCGCTTACGTCTACGACGGCTGGAATGTGGTGGGCGTCTACGACACCACGACGGCGGCGCCGACTTTCCAGAAGGGGTATCTGTGGGGCGAAGACCTCTCCGGCAACCTACAGGGCGCCGGCGGGGTCGGCGGACTGCTGGCCGAGAAGCGCGGCGGACAGACCTATCTGCCGGTCTATGACGGCAACGGCAATATCATGAGTTATTTGAATGCCTCGACCAAGGCTTCGGTGGCGGAGTACATCTACGACGCCTTCGGCCGCACAATATCTTCGAGTGGCGCGGAGGCCGACAACTTCACCTACCGGTTCAGCACGAAGCCGGTGGACGGCAATGGGCTTTACTACTACGGTTACCGTTACTACGATCCGCAGCACGGCCGCTGGATCAGTCGCGATCCGCTGGAGGAAGAAGGAGGGATAAATCTGTATGGGTTCGTTCAGAATAACGGCGTAATGAAATATGATTTGCTGGGAACATTCGTATTAAGTCCTGGATATGAGTATCGCGTATATGCTGGCGGATATCCATTATGGGGAAGTTATAATATTAGATTTTTTGAAGAAACATTACAAGAAACTTCTTCTTTTATTTCTAAAAAGATAATTGTGAGAAGTAATATGTATAGTGCATTTCGTACATCACGAGAAAGATATGATTATGGATGGGGGGCCTATCCAGGACGGAATCCAGTAATACCTACAGAAACTCCTCATGAGATGTTTTGGGCTTATGCGATGATTTTTACATGTAAATGCCAATCCAAAGATAATGGAGAGGTCTATGGTGCTGTAGAACTTTTTGAAAAATCTTCAAGCTGGCAAGTTGAAAGAGATTGGTTTGAGGGATATTCTGTGGATGGAGGAGTCTCTTTAATGAAATTAGGCATGGGCCTTTCATTTAATGGTTCAAATGTGCTTAATTTTGAAAGAGCAGGAGGCTCTGCCTATATAGCAACTGGTACAGTTTATCGTGTAGCTTATGAAGTTGGTTGGATGCTTAATAAAACCACTTCTGCAAGTATTAGTGCAATGGGGCTAGGGATGGGGTTTCCTATATTATCCCAAAATACTGTCATCGCAAAATTACGGTTTATGGTTCAAGGAACATGTTCATTTGAAAATGGTCGATTGAATCTAGATTTGGTTTATCTTGATTATTAA
- a CDS encoding IS1380 family transposase, with translation MTKCNVSIPFFQGPKSRKIEFNFAGGDISSDGGLLFVKEFDRKLGLTRRAGNLLDSFDIRQPGKVEHSYLSMLRQRVFGLVAGHEDLNDHHELRTDPLIQTVVGRDRQLATPSTLCRFENGIDRRACVDLSRLFVEFFIESFSTPPRELILDFDATDDLTYGMQENRFFHGYYDHYCFLPLYVFCGDQLLVAYLRPSKIDAAKHAWAILSLLVKRFRQKWPKVKIIFRGDSGFCRQKMLNWCDKNEVKYIVGLAKNPRLLELSKDLQVKAEALYNETHEKAKLFTQFEYAAGTWKYPRRVIAKAEFNSPGPNNRFIVTNLDDDGQYLYEKVYCARGEMENRIKEQQLDLFADRTSCHDFAANQFRLLLSSLAYILMERFRALLLTGTQFAEATCGSIRLYLVKIGAIIRRNTRKIYVALSSACPNQELLRLIAAKIIAWE, from the coding sequence ATGACAAAATGTAACGTTTCGATTCCGTTCTTTCAAGGTCCGAAAAGCAGAAAAATTGAATTCAATTTCGCCGGTGGAGATATCAGCAGTGACGGCGGGTTGCTTTTTGTGAAAGAATTCGACCGCAAACTCGGTTTGACCCGGCGCGCCGGTAACCTGCTGGATTCTTTTGATATTCGACAGCCCGGAAAAGTTGAACATTCCTATCTGAGCATGCTTCGTCAACGAGTTTTTGGTTTGGTTGCCGGCCATGAAGATCTCAATGACCATCATGAATTGCGAACTGATCCGCTGATTCAAACTGTTGTCGGTCGTGATCGTCAACTCGCCACTCCAAGCACTTTATGTCGATTCGAAAATGGAATCGATCGTCGTGCTTGCGTAGATTTGAGCCGATTGTTTGTCGAATTCTTTATCGAAAGTTTTTCCACGCCGCCTCGAGAATTGATTCTTGATTTCGATGCTACCGATGACCTCACTTACGGGATGCAGGAAAATCGCTTTTTTCATGGCTATTATGACCACTATTGCTTTTTGCCGTTGTATGTTTTCTGCGGGGATCAATTGCTTGTGGCTTATTTGCGTCCATCAAAAATTGATGCGGCCAAGCATGCTTGGGCGATTCTCTCGCTACTGGTAAAGCGCTTTCGGCAGAAATGGCCGAAGGTTAAGATTATTTTCCGGGGAGACAGTGGCTTTTGTCGGCAGAAAATGCTGAACTGGTGTGATAAAAATGAGGTCAAATATATTGTCGGATTGGCGAAAAATCCACGTTTGCTGGAATTATCAAAAGATCTTCAAGTGAAAGCGGAAGCACTTTACAACGAAACACATGAAAAAGCAAAACTGTTTACTCAGTTCGAATATGCGGCAGGAACTTGGAAATACCCGCGCCGGGTGATTGCCAAAGCGGAATTCAACTCCCCCGGACCGAATAATCGTTTTATCGTCACCAATCTTGATGATGATGGACAATATCTTTATGAAAAAGTCTATTGCGCCCGAGGTGAGATGGAAAACAGGATCAAGGAACAGCAGCTGGATCTTTTCGCTGATCGGACGAGCTGCCATGACTTTGCGGCAAATCAATTCCGGCTTCTGCTTTCAAGTTTGGCTTATATTCTCATGGAACGGTTTCGGGCATTGTTGTTGACAGGAACTCAATTTGCCGAGGCTACCTGCGGCAGCATTCGCTTATACCTGGTGAAAATCGGTGCCATTATTCGGCGGAATACCAGAAAAATTTATGTTGCTCTTTCAAGTGCTTGTCCAAATCAGGAACTCCTCCGCTTGATCGCTGCGAAAATCATCGCTTGGGAATAA
- a CDS encoding RHS repeat domain-containing protein produces the protein MSNGWHPIRLILGADAGGLPNKSVTLTIRGKEEKSFAVFSDAACTQVFMAPGQTTKTFTFPANQTSQTYYFVGLKGDEEVDAKLDFSSGSLSVDDPGEDKVEILPLCQACQNGLCLPGEGNYAMNENGIDADFPLGSEDYGSGRASVRLRAPEISWDMLDKDHFRVQSSPGVNVTYDPEGYPTQVISGGEKTTFAYTRGAVEDSASITRIVMKHYVGGAATPHAETELKLDLSSTVPQLINGFKVTSTVGSIVRNYYWRQLTIAYPEFSSSALPTFQLFTWSGTGAQPTGLAPEWMSWSESGDTRIEHHLKGIGAQTGIYTKITRKKIAGIYRVTEINEVGLRKTTFAYDLQGRLTQKIAPDGTRYSYSYPGTARDSYTETETRGTLTTRRTYSTTVSGSKIIQDITTTVNNTLTAHDRYESYYISSSSPDLQIRYDGSTELKTEIYRITDTASPFLGRTRLIKHPDGRVTIYEYSRAANGNDTVTVSSGAPNNPNTPTAVSSGERTVTVTNPQGKVISRTQYISDPFISPTLYRKVGEETNTLDSFGRITATTYLDGTSSSRTYGCCGVTEETDRTGVTTTYGYDELTKQMTFTERNGITTLYSYDNCGRQTAVTVKGRSGGELTTTVGYLYNAVSTVTDPKRFTTRYSHNYAQTNSSTLTLTETVTLPNNATQISTYVNGLQTSTGGTGQHAQTFSYGPNWQSSTPSNVKIYTDMLGRQYKTEYPDGTSAMNYYNTKGQLVKSVTPGGVTTLYTYNVRGQLASEIVDMDRNGTQSTGDIVTTYTHSFGTRTLDGQSVTVQVMTVATSSGTNSVEVRKTEQTLDGLCSWVTEFGKTAFSRTEYPGDGVVRATEIDAVGVKKVTTQENGLVTKEELFHSDGTAGNVMTYTYDQFDRLSTVTEKRGATVVNTLANNSYDANGNVLSRTVNGQSVSMAYDNLNRLYNYLLPGNRIVNYEFHPTGELKKVSGAETYTQEFSYNNFGGMLTLKTWRTNTTPQVTSWNYDSRQRVKEKIYADGRKVSYTYTADNQPLKRTWARGVTTTYSYDNGGRQTGIDYSDATPDVSITYDFLSRPVTVTDGAGTRTYTYDNAKNVLTAETLPYLADTTLNYTYDAYGRRTGQALKTGSTTHQQANYTYGTDGRYATISDGGYTAHYTHNAAGQLSTLRLATATANQTVSTATRSFDSAHRLTGVSTTAGSLTKNYGYTLNIKDQRIKTTLADGSYWDYAYDNYGQVINAVRKNASGGIAGQSFNYSFDQVGNRQSAFQGTTGSDSQWSYTANAVNQYSLITEPNGMAYAQVHDADGNLTGSYTTQYTYDAENRLKTADVGTYRYEYAYDYQGRRIRQKVILKSGATGQTQSEVAYVYDGWNVVGVYDITTATPTFLKGYLWGEDLSGSLQGAGGVGGLLAEKRGGQTYLPVYDGNGNIVSYLNASTKTSVAEYVYDAFGRTVSSSGTEADNFTYRFSTKPMDGNGLYYYGYRYYDPQHGRWISRDPLEEEGGVNLYGFVGNNGISYVDGLGLMNLWNPGEAATYLASQKYGSYGRKTVRIDTDLDHPINELVWHNPWGIHYVYANIDVMKRVIERLFEGENYDPECNCIEHFTLIAHNGIGGWIMVADEKDIRFDISSYQRNLLPERSRKLMLESSEKALEFLDFVNSYMCTDGTMEFFQCKSGQGEQGRELLKFLMTRYPGKEIILYDISVKYFFAIGIPEDVNPWSYFWQKKYSY, from the coding sequence GTGAGCAACGGTTGGCATCCGATCCGTTTGATATTGGGAGCCGATGCGGGAGGACTGCCGAATAAATCGGTGACCCTGACGATTAGGGGGAAGGAAGAAAAATCGTTTGCGGTGTTTTCCGATGCGGCCTGCACGCAGGTGTTCATGGCGCCGGGTCAGACGACGAAGACGTTCACATTTCCGGCCAATCAGACCTCGCAGACTTACTATTTTGTCGGCTTGAAGGGCGATGAGGAAGTAGATGCCAAACTGGATTTCAGCAGCGGTTCGCTGTCGGTGGACGATCCCGGGGAGGACAAGGTGGAGATTCTGCCGCTTTGCCAGGCCTGCCAGAACGGCCTGTGCCTGCCGGGCGAGGGAAATTATGCGATGAACGAGAACGGTATCGATGCCGATTTTCCGTTGGGCAGCGAGGATTATGGATCCGGCCGGGCGTCGGTGCGGCTGCGGGCGCCGGAGATTTCCTGGGATATGCTGGACAAGGATCACTTCCGGGTTCAGAGTTCCCCAGGCGTCAACGTCACTTATGATCCGGAGGGTTATCCGACCCAGGTGATCAGCGGCGGAGAAAAGACGACGTTCGCCTATACGCGTGGTGCGGTCGAAGATTCGGCGTCGATTACCAGAATCGTAATGAAGCACTATGTCGGCGGCGCCGCGACGCCGCACGCCGAAACCGAATTGAAACTGGATTTGAGTTCGACGGTGCCGCAGCTGATCAATGGTTTCAAAGTGACCAGCACGGTTGGTTCGATCGTCCGCAACTACTACTGGCGACAGTTGACGATCGCCTATCCTGAATTTTCCAGTTCCGCCCTTCCGACCTTTCAGTTGTTCACTTGGAGCGGCACCGGCGCGCAGCCGACCGGGCTGGCGCCGGAGTGGATGTCGTGGAGTGAGTCCGGGGATACCCGGATCGAACATCATTTAAAAGGGATCGGGGCCCAGACCGGCATTTATACCAAAATTACCCGCAAGAAAATCGCCGGCATTTACCGGGTGACGGAGATCAACGAGGTCGGATTGCGCAAAACCACTTTCGCGTATGATTTGCAGGGTCGTTTGACTCAGAAAATCGCCCCGGATGGCACCAGGTACAGCTACAGTTATCCAGGGACGGCGCGCGACAGCTATACCGAAACAGAAACGCGCGGAACCTTGACGACCAGGCGGACTTACAGCACCACGGTCAGCGGCAGTAAGATCATTCAGGATATAACGACCACGGTGAACAATACGCTGACCGCTCATGACCGTTATGAGAGCTATTATATCAGCAGTTCCAGCCCTGACCTGCAGATCCGTTACGACGGCAGTACGGAGTTGAAAACGGAGATTTACCGGATTACCGACACAGCCAGCCCATTCCTTGGCCGGACCCGGTTGATCAAACATCCGGATGGCCGGGTGACGATCTATGAATACAGCCGGGCGGCCAACGGCAACGATACGGTGACGGTGTCCAGCGGAGCGCCGAACAACCCGAACACTCCGACGGCAGTGTCCAGCGGCGAACGGACGGTGACAGTGACCAATCCGCAGGGTAAAGTGATCAGCCGCACCCAATACATCTCCGATCCGTTCATTTCTCCGACGCTGTACCGCAAGGTGGGGGAGGAGACCAATACGCTTGATTCGTTCGGCCGGATAACCGCGACGACTTATCTGGACGGCACCAGCAGCAGCCGGACCTACGGCTGCTGCGGCGTCACCGAGGAGACCGACCGGACCGGGGTGACGACGACTTATGGTTATGACGAGCTAACCAAACAAATGACTTTCACGGAGCGGAACGGTATCACGACGCTTTACAGCTATGACAACTGCGGTCGGCAGACGGCGGTGACGGTCAAAGGGCGCAGCGGCGGCGAGTTGACGACGACGGTCGGCTATCTGTACAACGCGGTCAGCACGGTGACCGATCCGAAGCGTTTCACGACCCGGTATTCGCACAACTATGCCCAGACCAATTCCTCGACGTTGACGTTGACGGAGACGGTGACGCTGCCGAACAATGCCACTCAGATTTCGACCTATGTCAACGGGCTGCAGACTTCGACGGGAGGAACCGGGCAGCATGCGCAGACCTTCAGTTACGGTCCGAACTGGCAATCTTCGACGCCGTCGAATGTGAAAATCTACACCGACATGCTGGGCCGGCAGTACAAGACCGAATACCCGGACGGCACCAGCGCGATGAATTACTACAATACGAAGGGGCAGTTGGTCAAGTCGGTGACGCCGGGCGGGGTGACGACGCTGTATACTTATAACGTTCGCGGCCAGTTGGCTTCCGAAATAGTGGATATGGATCGCAACGGGACGCAGTCGACCGGCGATATTGTAACGACTTATACGCATAGCTTCGGAACCAGAACGCTGGATGGCCAGTCTGTTACCGTACAGGTTATGACCGTGGCAACGTCAAGCGGAACGAATTCGGTTGAGGTCCGGAAAACCGAGCAAACCCTGGATGGGCTGTGCAGCTGGGTGACGGAGTTCGGCAAAACCGCTTTTTCGAGAACCGAATATCCGGGAGACGGGGTGGTACGAGCAACCGAAATCGATGCGGTTGGAGTAAAGAAAGTGACGACGCAGGAGAACGGGTTGGTTACGAAGGAAGAATTGTTCCACAGTGACGGCACCGCCGGCAACGTGATGACTTACACTTACGATCAGTTCGACCGGTTGAGTACGGTGACTGAAAAACGCGGCGCGACGGTGGTGAATACGCTGGCCAACAACAGCTATGACGCGAACGGCAACGTGCTGTCGCGGACGGTGAACGGGCAGTCGGTCAGCATGGCTTACGACAACCTGAACCGGCTGTATAATTATCTGCTGCCCGGGAACCGGATCGTCAACTATGAGTTCCATCCGACCGGCGAGTTGAAGAAGGTGTCGGGAGCGGAGACTTACACGCAGGAGTTCAGCTACAACAACTTCGGTGGCATGTTGACGTTGAAGACCTGGCGTACCAACACGACGCCGCAGGTGACGAGCTGGAATTACGACAGCCGGCAGCGGGTGAAGGAGAAAATCTACGCGGACGGCCGTAAGGTCTCCTATACCTATACGGCGGACAACCAGCCATTGAAACGGACCTGGGCGCGTGGGGTGACGACGACTTATTCGTATGACAACGGCGGGCGGCAGACCGGCATCGACTACAGCGATGCGACGCCGGACGTGTCGATCACCTACGATTTCCTGAGCCGCCCGGTAACGGTGACCGATGGAGCCGGAACCCGGACTTATACTTATGACAATGCGAAAAACGTGCTGACCGCCGAGACGCTTCCGTATCTGGCCGATACGACGCTGAATTATACTTACGATGCCTACGGGCGCCGCACCGGGCAAGCGTTGAAGACCGGCAGTACGACGCACCAGCAGGCGAACTATACCTATGGTACGGACGGTCGTTATGCGACGATTTCGGACGGCGGTTATACGGCGCATTATACCCACAATGCGGCTGGGCAGCTGTCGACGCTGCGGCTGGCGACGGCGACGGCCAACCAGACGGTATCGACGGCAACCCGGAGCTTCGACAGCGCTCACCGGCTGACTGGCGTCAGCACGACGGCGGGATCATTGACGAAGAACTATGGTTATACATTGAACATCAAGGACCAGCGGATCAAGACGACGCTGGCGGACGGCAGTTACTGGGATTACGCATATGACAACTATGGACAGGTGATCAATGCGGTGCGCAAAAATGCTTCCGGAGGGATCGCCGGGCAGTCGTTCAATTACAGTTTCGACCAGGTCGGCAACCGTCAGTCCGCATTCCAGGGAACGACCGGCAGTGATTCTCAGTGGAGCTATACGGCGAACGCGGTGAATCAGTATTCGCTGATCACCGAGCCGAATGGCATGGCGTATGCGCAGGTGCACGATGCGGACGGCAACCTGACCGGCAGTTATACGACACAATATACCTACGATGCCGAGAACCGTCTGAAAACGGCGGATGTCGGGACTTATCGTTATGAATACGCTTACGACTATCAGGGCCGTCGGATCAGGCAGAAGGTGATCCTGAAATCGGGAGCGACCGGCCAGACGCAGTCGGAGGTTGCTTACGTCTACGACGGCTGGAATGTGGTGGGCGTCTACGACATCACGACGGCGACGCCGACTTTCTTGAAAGGGTATCTGTGGGGCGAAGACCTCTCCGGCAGCCTGCAGGGCGCCGGCGGGGTCGGCGGGCTGCTGGCGGAAAAGCGCGGCGGACAGACCTATCTGCCGGTCTATGACGGCAACGGCAACATCGTGAGCTACCTGAACGCCTCGACCAAAACTTCGGTGGCGGAGTACGTCTACGACGCTTTCGGCCGCACGGTGTCATCGAGTGGCACGGAGGCCGACAACTTCACCTACCGGTTCAGCACGAAGCCGATGGACGGTAACGGCCTATACTACTACGGCTACCGTTACTACGATCCGCAGCATGGAAGATGGATCAGCCGCGATCCGCTGGAAGAAGAAGGAGGCGTGAATCTATATGGGTTCGTTGGGAATAATGGGATATCCTATGTTGATGGATTAGGTTTAATGAATCTATGGAATCCAGGAGAGGCAGCAACTTATTTAGCTTCCCAAAAGTACGGTAGTTATGGGAGAAAAACAGTTAGGATTGATACGGATTTGGATCATCCCATCAATGAGCTTGTCTGGCATAATCCATGGGGAATTCATTACGTTTATGCTAATATTGACGTGATGAAAAGAGTAATAGAGAGACTTTTTGAAGGAGAAAACTATGATCCTGAATGTAATTGTATTGAGCATTTTACGTTGATTGCGCATAATGGAATTGGTGGTTGGATTATGGTTGCAGATGAAAAAGATATTCGCTTTGATATTTCCAGCTACCAGAGAAACCTTTTACCAGAACGTAGTAGAAAGTTGATGCTAGAATCTTCTGAAAAAGCTCTTGAATTTTTAGACTTTGTGAATAGTTATATGTGTACAGATGGAACTATGGAGTTTTTTCAATGCAAATCAGGACAAGGAGAGCAAGGGCGTGAATTGTTAAAATTTTTAATGACACGTTATCCAGGGAAAGAAATAATATTATATGATATTTCTGTTAAATATTTTTTTGCTATTGGTATTCCAGAAGATGTAAATCCTTGGAGTTATTTCTGGCAAAAAAAATACTCATACTGA
- a CDS encoding IS4 family transposase, whose protein sequence is MHYSSIFQQLFNFIPRHRFEKSVENLSGDRYCKHFTAWRQFLTCLYAQITGKDSLREIENGLLANHDRLYHLGMEVVPKSTLSEAMNRRDPEIFKALFEEILDRALKCAPSHKFRFHNPLYAIDSTTIDLCLNLYDWAHYRKNKGAIKLHTELDLSGNLPCFVMLSNGKIADIRAARENIIIVPDSIYTFDKGYYDLNWFQHIADSEAYFVTRLKDNAKIEFLGQHREANEKRGVLRDEAVWFTGYQSARKYPGELRLIEFLDESTGKTYRFITNNFKLAAASIAGIYKQRWQIEIFFKWIKQNLKIKSFLGTSENAVMTQIYVALIHYLLVAYIKFLHGFKLSLSELTNRIRETLMQNLSLLEVLALNRKTITKPPDWNAPEQLELFNEFLC, encoded by the coding sequence ATGCATTACAGTAGCATCTTTCAGCAGCTTTTCAATTTCATACCGAGACATCGTTTTGAGAAATCCGTAGAAAACTTATCCGGCGACCGCTATTGCAAACATTTTACCGCATGGCGGCAGTTTTTGACGTGCCTTTACGCGCAAATTACGGGCAAAGACTCCTTGCGAGAAATTGAAAACGGTCTTCTTGCAAACCATGATCGGCTGTATCACCTCGGCATGGAGGTTGTTCCAAAATCGACCTTGTCCGAAGCGATGAATCGACGTGATCCGGAGATATTCAAGGCGTTGTTTGAGGAAATTCTTGACCGGGCTTTGAAATGTGCGCCCTCGCACAAGTTCCGATTCCACAATCCGCTGTACGCGATTGACAGCACGACGATTGATCTGTGCCTAAATCTTTACGATTGGGCGCATTATCGTAAAAACAAGGGTGCTATCAAACTTCATACCGAGCTTGATCTATCCGGAAATCTGCCCTGCTTTGTGATGCTGAGCAACGGGAAAATAGCAGATATTCGAGCGGCACGAGAGAACATTATCATCGTTCCGGACAGCATCTACACCTTTGACAAAGGATACTATGATCTGAACTGGTTTCAACACATTGCGGACAGCGAGGCTTATTTTGTCACGAGACTGAAAGACAATGCAAAAATTGAGTTTCTCGGACAGCATCGGGAGGCAAATGAAAAACGTGGGGTTTTGCGGGATGAAGCCGTGTGGTTTACCGGATATCAATCAGCAAGAAAATATCCCGGAGAACTGAGGCTGATTGAGTTCCTGGATGAATCGACCGGAAAAACATACCGCTTCATTACCAACAACTTCAAACTGGCGGCAGCGAGCATTGCCGGAATTTATAAACAGCGTTGGCAGATCGAAATCTTCTTCAAATGGATCAAGCAAAATCTCAAAATCAAGAGCTTTCTTGGAACCAGTGAAAACGCCGTCATGACGCAAATCTATGTCGCGCTTATCCATTATCTTTTGGTCGCATACATCAAATTCCTGCATGGATTCAAGCTCAGCCTCTCGGAATTAACGAACCGAATCCGCGAGACGCTTATGCAGAATCTTTCCCTGCTCGAAGTCCTCGCTCTGAACCGCAAAACCATTACGAAGCCGCCGGATTGGAATGCTCCCGAACAACTCGAACTTTTCAACGAGTTTCTATGCTGA
- a CDS encoding mannitol dehydrogenase family protein, which yields MSTVKEFGYDRRRIEAGIAHIGVGNFHRAHEEYYTNQLLEQADQRNWGICGIALLPSDEALVNALRRQQGEYTLTVCGRDGRDEVFRIGSLIELLWSVEAPEAVIAKLADPAIKIISMTITEGGYNLDKASGEFMLADEKVQHDLKNPAAPVTVFGFIAAGLRRRMELANGPVTILSCDNLQHNGNTARRAFMAFIEAQDRTLAGWVEANVTFPNSMVDRITPAVRPADRERLNAANGTADAAPVYCEDFIQWVIEDKFSAGRPAWERVGVDFTDDVTAFENMKLSLLNASHTMLSYPAFLAGYRKVDDAMHDERFVRYLRDFMDRDITPYVPAPGTINLAEYKQTLLERFGNRSVSDQLARLCFDGVSKIPVYLAPNLAKMLRDGADLTRVAFFAAVYRRYLKGPADDRGQAYAVDEPWLTAADRQLIAEDDAVAFLALSPFASVDLQCDARFVALYRKMAADVEADGTLPVLEAILSPDR from the coding sequence TTGAGTACTGTCAAGGAATTCGGTTATGACCGTCGGAGAATTGAGGCCGGAATTGCCCACATCGGAGTCGGAAATTTCCACCGTGCCCATGAGGAGTATTATACCAATCAATTGCTCGAACAAGCCGACCAGCGCAACTGGGGAATTTGCGGCATTGCGCTGCTTCCTTCGGATGAAGCGCTGGTGAACGCGCTGCGCCGCCAGCAGGGGGAATACACTTTGACGGTCTGCGGCCGCGATGGCCGCGACGAAGTGTTCCGCATCGGTTCGCTGATCGAATTGTTGTGGAGTGTCGAAGCGCCGGAAGCGGTCATCGCGAAATTGGCCGATCCAGCCATCAAAATCATTTCGATGACCATCACCGAGGGCGGTTACAATCTTGACAAAGCGAGCGGTGAATTCATGCTCGCCGATGAAAAGGTGCAGCACGACTTGAAGAATCCTGCTGCTCCGGTTACCGTTTTCGGCTTTATTGCCGCCGGTTTGCGCCGCCGCATGGAATTGGCCAACGGCCCGGTGACGATATTGAGTTGCGACAATCTTCAGCACAACGGGAATACCGCCCGCCGTGCCTTCATGGCTTTTATCGAAGCGCAGGATCGGACGCTGGCCGGCTGGGTTGAGGCCAATGTGACATTCCCGAATTCGATGGTCGACCGCATCACGCCGGCGGTGCGGCCCGCCGACCGGGAACGTTTGAACGCCGCCAATGGCACCGCGGATGCGGCGCCGGTTTATTGCGAAGATTTCATCCAGTGGGTTATCGAGGACAAATTCAGCGCCGGCCGGCCGGCCTGGGAACGGGTCGGCGTCGATTTTACCGACGATGTGACCGCTTTTGAAAATATGAAGCTCAGTTTGCTGAACGCGTCGCACACAATGCTGTCCTATCCGGCTTTCCTGGCCGGCTACCGCAAGGTGGACGACGCCATGCACGATGAGCGTTTCGTCCGTTATCTGCGTGATTTCATGGACCGGGATATTACGCCTTATGTGCCGGCGCCGGGCACGATCAATCTGGCGGAGTACAAGCAGACGTTGCTCGAACGGTTCGGCAACCGTTCCGTGAGCGATCAACTGGCCCGGCTCTGTTTCGACGGCGTGTCCAAAATTCCGGTTTATCTCGCGCCCAATCTGGCCAAAATGCTGCGGGACGGGGCGGACTTGACCCGGGTGGCCTTCTTTGCGGCGGTTTATCGCCGTTATTTGAAGGGACCGGCCGATGACCGGGGGCAGGCGTATGCGGTTGACGAACCCTGGCTGACGGCGGCGGACCGCCAACTGATTGCCGAAGATGATGCCGTCGCTTTCCTGGCGCTGTCGCCTTTTGCTTCGGTCGATTTGCAATGCGACGCCCGGTTTGTCGCGCTTTACCGGAAGATGGCGGCCGACGTGGAGGCCGATGGAACGTTGCCGGTGCTGGAAGCGATTCTGTCGCCGGACCGCTGA